The following proteins come from a genomic window of Candidatus Cloacimonadaceae bacterium:
- a CDS encoding acylphosphatase — translation MQTWELIASGRVQGVGFRFFVFQLALAHGIFGYAQNLADGTVKIIASGNEPAIADFCQSVKLGNRHVQVIDLHKMKLDSAEEYHDFKIK, via the coding sequence ATGCAGACATGGGAGTTAATCGCCAGTGGCCGTGTTCAGGGTGTCGGCTTTCGCTTTTTCGTGTTTCAGCTTGCACTGGCACACGGAATTTTCGGCTATGCCCAGAACCTTGCAGACGGAACCGTGAAGATCATCGCCAGTGGCAATGAGCCCGCTATTGCGGATTTTTGCCAGAGCGTGAAACTCGGAAACCGGCATGTGCAGGTGATTGATTTGCATAAAATGAAACTGGATAGCGCTGAAGAATATCATGATTTTAAAATTAAATAG
- a CDS encoding LysM peptidoglycan-binding domain-containing protein, whose product MILKLNRTQKDMGMRSTPPAMKPKLWLMALLVLILPLLMAAEYQTHTVKKGDTLYALSKKYGVSIDQIKKLNNMQRDNLALNQRLKIKEIKPAPKPAARPALKPVTPETIAAPPPITIPERVPETPIPSPPVISTEIRPVEPSGEPTDWRKIRLPEDYYHTVVAQDNLFRISQNNNITTKDVLAWNGFENLQHVIRPGDKIIIKDPRNYKLPPVPETSIPAQTQISASTSAAPDTLIIQRIYVVQPKDTLYRIATNNGITVDELKRMNNLSTNDIKVGQRIYLAGTPPAGSAVFTGTPLTEQEMETKGSIRSDLIMPVEGKVISEYGLRNGRPHKGIDIGAKSGTPIHAVLDGTVVFSGNQGNYGKVVVLEHPDFVMTVYAHNESNVVNVGEVVKQGQMIANLGSTGNASGPHLHFEYRIKGKAINPRKVLPLN is encoded by the coding sequence ATGATTTTAAAATTAAATAGAACCCAGAAAGACATGGGGATGCGAAGCACTCCACCGGCAATGAAGCCAAAGCTTTGGCTAATGGCTTTGCTCGTTTTGATCTTGCCGCTATTGATGGCGGCAGAATATCAGACGCATACCGTCAAAAAAGGGGATACTCTCTATGCCCTCAGCAAGAAATACGGCGTCAGCATCGATCAGATCAAAAAGCTAAATAACATGCAAAGGGATAATCTGGCGCTGAATCAAAGGCTCAAAATCAAAGAGATCAAACCCGCTCCCAAACCTGCTGCCAGACCGGCTCTAAAACCGGTCACTCCCGAAACCATTGCCGCTCCTCCTCCGATCACAATCCCGGAAAGAGTGCCTGAAACCCCGATCCCAAGCCCACCCGTAATTTCAACCGAGATAAGACCTGTCGAACCAAGCGGCGAGCCCACAGACTGGCGCAAGATCCGCCTCCCCGAAGATTATTATCACACCGTTGTGGCGCAGGACAATCTCTTTCGCATCTCCCAAAACAACAATATCACCACCAAAGATGTCCTTGCGTGGAACGGGTTTGAAAACCTCCAGCACGTGATTCGTCCCGGAGACAAGATCATCATCAAAGACCCCCGCAACTACAAACTTCCACCTGTTCCCGAAACTTCGATCCCGGCTCAGACACAGATATCAGCCTCCACCAGCGCGGCTCCCGATACCCTCATCATCCAAAGAATCTATGTGGTTCAGCCCAAAGACACGCTCTATCGCATCGCCACCAACAACGGGATCACGGTGGATGAGCTGAAACGGATGAACAATCTTAGCACAAATGACATCAAGGTGGGCCAACGCATATATCTTGCCGGTACTCCACCAGCCGGCTCTGCTGTTTTTACTGGCACACCCTTGACCGAACAGGAGATGGAAACCAAAGGCAGCATCAGAAGCGATCTGATTATGCCCGTTGAGGGAAAAGTGATCTCCGAATACGGATTGCGCAACGGACGCCCCCACAAGGGAATAGACATCGGCGCCAAATCCGGCACACCCATTCATGCCGTGTTGGACGGAACCGTCGTCTTTTCCGGCAATCAGGGAAATTATGGCAAGGTGGTCGTGCTCGAGCATCCGGACTTTGTGATGACCGTCTATGCCCATAACGAATCCAACGTCGTGAACGTCGGCGAAGTGGTCAAACAGGGTCAAATGATTGCAAACTTGGGCTCCACCGGCAATGCCTCAGGCCCTCATCTGCATTTTGAATATCGCATCAAGGGCAAGGCGATCAATCCGCGCAAGGTGTTGCCGCTTAATTAG
- a CDS encoding RNA polymerase sigma factor RpoD/SigA, protein MKSENVFSDKALQNYLKDISKFRILTREEEHELGIRARDGDPDAMDKLVQSNLKFVVKIASRYQNRGLSLSELISEGNIGLIKAIEKFDPNKDIKLISYAIWWIRQRIMLAVSEKSSLIRVPLGKTSSAHRIKATSERIFAETGETASSEELSEKMKITEKSINQLKDQIIETTSFDEILQSADHQEFTTKDILEDKEQIDPQRLYYRERIHERIHRAIDKLDAREADIIRTYFGLDGETQAQNFAQIAEKIGLSRERVRQIQKEALKKMIAELRPEEDALVDEFIEKYIY, encoded by the coding sequence ATGAAGAGTGAAAACGTTTTTTCCGATAAGGCACTGCAAAACTATCTGAAGGATATCTCCAAATTTCGCATCCTCACCCGTGAGGAAGAGCATGAATTGGGCATCCGTGCCCGTGATGGGGATCCCGATGCAATGGATAAATTGGTGCAGTCGAACCTCAAGTTTGTGGTCAAGATCGCCTCCCGCTACCAAAATCGCGGTCTTTCACTATCGGAACTGATCAGCGAAGGCAATATCGGTCTGATCAAAGCGATCGAAAAGTTCGATCCGAACAAGGATATCAAACTGATCTCCTATGCAATATGGTGGATCAGACAACGTATCATGCTTGCGGTATCCGAAAAAAGCTCTCTGATCCGCGTTCCTTTGGGAAAAACCAGCTCCGCCCATCGCATCAAAGCGACTTCGGAAAGGATCTTCGCAGAGACCGGAGAAACGGCTTCCAGCGAGGAACTGAGTGAAAAGATGAAGATCACCGAAAAATCGATCAATCAGCTCAAAGATCAGATCATCGAAACGACCTCTTTTGACGAAATACTCCAATCCGCTGACCATCAGGAGTTTACTACCAAAGACATCTTGGAGGACAAGGAACAGATTGATCCGCAAAGACTTTACTACCGTGAACGCATCCATGAACGCATCCACAGAGCGATCGACAAACTGGACGCGCGCGAAGCTGATATCATCCGCACCTACTTTGGTCTGGACGGCGAAACCCAGGCGCAAAACTTTGCCCAAATCGCCGAAAAAATTGGGCTCTCCCGCGAACGGGTGCGCCAAATCCAAAAGGAGGCGCTCAAAAAGATGATCGCCGAATTGCGTCCCGAAGAGGACGCCCTTGTGGACGAATTCATTGAAAAATATATCTATTGA
- a CDS encoding bifunctional enoyl-CoA hydratase/phosphate acetyltransferase: MFESFAAMIEHVKQGKRGTVVIAAAQTESVLDAAILAKRENLADCLLVGDKARIIELLEKMSPGDSGAFEIIDTGADLINAAKVSVQLVREGKGDLILKGKTDTSILLKAVLDKDKGLRVSEVISDVLAYEHPSGIKLMSDGGINILPGLSEKIAIVKNAIQAAHAMGNPKPLVALLSAVEAVNPKMLSTMDAALISKMNERGQITGCIIEGPLAFDNAVDLEAARTKGIVSPVAGLADILIVPNIEAGNIFGKALTYYCKYRVAHVVMGTKVPILIPSRADDGETKMLCMAMGLACMTR, encoded by the coding sequence ATGTTTGAAAGTTTCGCTGCCATGATAGAACATGTGAAGCAGGGCAAACGCGGCACCGTCGTGATTGCCGCTGCGCAAACAGAATCCGTGCTGGACGCGGCAATTCTCGCAAAACGCGAAAACCTGGCGGACTGCCTGTTGGTGGGCGACAAAGCCAGGATCATCGAACTACTGGAAAAGATGTCTCCCGGAGATTCCGGGGCTTTTGAGATCATCGACACCGGCGCGGACTTGATCAATGCTGCCAAAGTCAGTGTCCAACTCGTCCGCGAAGGCAAGGGGGATCTCATCCTCAAAGGCAAAACGGACACCTCAATCCTCCTCAAAGCCGTGCTGGACAAGGATAAGGGACTGCGCGTCAGCGAAGTCATATCCGATGTGCTTGCCTATGAACATCCCAGCGGGATCAAACTCATGAGCGACGGCGGCATCAACATCCTACCGGGACTAAGCGAGAAGATCGCCATCGTCAAAAACGCCATTCAGGCGGCGCACGCGATGGGCAATCCCAAACCGCTGGTGGCACTGCTTTCCGCCGTGGAAGCCGTGAATCCCAAAATGCTCTCAACTATGGACGCAGCGCTGATCTCCAAGATGAACGAACGCGGTCAGATCACCGGTTGCATCATCGAAGGACCTCTGGCTTTTGACAATGCCGTCGATCTCGAAGCTGCACGCACCAAGGGAATCGTCTCTCCCGTCGCGGGATTGGCGGACATCCTCATCGTGCCGAATATCGAAGCCGGAAACATCTTCGGCAAGGCTCTCACTTATTATTGTAAATACCGCGTCGCCCACGTCGTGATGGGCACCAAAGTCCCGATCCTGATTCCCTCAAGAGCCGATGACGGAGAGACGAAGATGCTCTGCATGGCGATGGGTCTGGCATGCATGACCAGATAG
- a CDS encoding 23S rRNA (pseudouridine(1915)-N(3))-methyltransferase RlmH, producing MNLRIYQIGKTKEDWLKAGIDEYLKRLGAFLKVEIIELPDVSLKSTGCADIVKARETQNVLKRISPDEYLILLDESGVQKSSLEFSRYLTNLYERKSVVFVIGGVFGTDNALKQRADLILSLSAMTFTHQMVRLVLIEQIYRAMMISHNRNYHI from the coding sequence ATGAACCTGCGCATATACCAGATCGGCAAGACCAAAGAAGATTGGCTGAAAGCAGGAATCGACGAATATCTCAAGCGCTTGGGCGCTTTTCTGAAAGTGGAAATAATCGAACTCCCGGACGTCAGTCTGAAAAGCACTGGGTGCGCAGACATCGTCAAAGCCCGCGAAACGCAAAATGTTCTTAAACGTATCAGCCCGGACGAGTATCTGATTTTGCTCGATGAAAGCGGTGTGCAGAAATCTTCGCTTGAGTTTTCCCGATATCTGACTAACTTATATGAAAGGAAGTCCGTCGTTTTTGTAATCGGTGGCGTGTTTGGCACGGATAATGCTCTCAAACAGCGTGCCGACTTGATCTTGAGCCTTTCCGCGATGACGTTTACGCATCAGATGGTGAGGCTGGTCTTGATCGAGCAGATCTATCGGGCGATGATGATTTCACATAATCGTAACTATCATATTTAA
- a CDS encoding OadG-related small transporter subunit has translation MPTIIMNAAAGDLQQSVLIMIQGMAGIFFFMTLFYLLIYGLEQIFKDRKAR, from the coding sequence ATGCCAACGATAATAATGAATGCCGCAGCGGGCGATTTGCAGCAGTCTGTCCTGATCATGATTCAGGGCATGGCGGGGATCTTCTTTTTCATGACCCTGTTTTACTTGCTGATCTATGGCTTGGAACAGATTTTCAAAGATCGGAAAGCCCGATGA
- the porU gene encoding type IX secretion system sortase PorU — MKRALIFALALIVFGSLGAEFRVLENSGNRLLIEFRLDEYRVLDQGKYTHIEIAGMAYPTLPGAPLIPDTEIKIGIPPAGMLRAEVISRQEESVMLKKRLQPVPLIRDRNGISEYEYNIDEALYLPAEQSLIQSLDAVVYRGHGFIPLRISPFRLLGGNILRVTKQAIISVQIDGNVNLRNEIRPDQLTDILLGNLINPEQARYWRSETRTQINFADFSAADYWVRLETDRDGMFRINPSQLSSLPLNDIDPRTFRLFTTGGGLASFTIVTPGVEFKEVPIIVAGEDDGNFDPADYIVFYGTSRDGVQKNLSLQSNPTYFNPYSQNTVYWLTFGGSFGNLPLRMQSLPVQSSWTDQTSTHREQFRLETETHRRSQLGFIWFMTRFFGNNTAEYEFQVPLSDVSAGVAQTLTFSLQQEAVNIDTLSHNINVLINGVPVVRDLVSGSITFTWRGTGEYLFNRSVTGFVSGNNTLRIRVIRTLTDNLYLNYITLDHTRGIHKSAGQYLANRHASFPGQDIRYNVSGNLSGATVYRINSFSEVIRVPIQTSGSEQYFVAAGNTSAKFAISTMTELYTPLNISVFNPTDLTNNPPQIDNIIIAPDEYLSQAQILADLYLSTYNIRSKVVKQNDIFNQFNGGHPDPTAIRQFMRYVYHCYPAPKVTSLTLMGLGTIDWRNFSNQAAAKNKIIVYQRGEIASDDYFAMINSSYYPEIAVGRYPVRNTNELSNMINNYINYTSNPQPGWWRNSMVILGDDLFNGSTGSYENIHSRQVQWAANVINPGVLVDKIFAWEYEYDEFQNKPGARDDMISALNEGRLVWYYIGHGSYDKLGAEDYFDGATDMGRFANPNKLSFFMAASCKVSHFDYWGFESLGQKVVLLNNLGSIASFSATRISSPYYNGPMMERVLKSMVNNRNPVGYAIMDAKINYTPNNDNDATYVLLGDPTLRIIPPQRDSLMTVQVLDTKDGNALQSRQRASVSGSFNPSLIDGVADIRVFDTDTAYSLDSQTHITHRGNTLYKGSITVTGGSYNAGFIVPDDVSTGNSGRIVSYIWDAQNKRDYVNYYHPLALSDQAVAAVNEAPPAINLFLGSYDFREGDTVGTNPTLYARIADDNGINITGSAGRHILLVIDNSLQPIPVTKYFGYDRDSYTMGTLTYPLTGLSEGMHTVQVIAFDNFNLPSVASTSFVIKKTGELYIERLLIYPNPVAKDGNITFILSLDGEVEIGIFTITGKRIRNIKANGRQGFNSIYWDGRDKGGNYPSNNTYFVKVSAKAGNKKTEKTERLVIYK, encoded by the coding sequence ATGAAACGCGCGCTGATTTTTGCCTTGGCGCTGATCGTATTTGGCTCTCTGGGAGCGGAATTCAGGGTGCTCGAAAACAGCGGCAACCGCCTGCTGATCGAGTTTCGCCTTGATGAATACCGCGTCCTCGATCAAGGGAAATATACTCACATCGAGATCGCCGGAATGGCATATCCCACGCTTCCCGGAGCTCCGCTGATCCCCGATACCGAGATCAAGATCGGCATCCCACCGGCAGGAATGCTCCGAGCTGAAGTTATCAGCCGTCAGGAAGAATCCGTCATGCTGAAAAAGCGTTTGCAGCCCGTACCGTTGATCCGGGACCGCAATGGCATCTCTGAGTATGAATACAACATCGATGAAGCGCTTTATCTTCCTGCCGAGCAATCGCTTATCCAGTCCTTGGACGCTGTGGTCTATCGTGGTCATGGATTCATCCCCCTGCGCATCAGCCCTTTCAGGCTTTTGGGCGGGAATATACTTCGGGTGACCAAACAGGCGATCATCAGCGTGCAAATCGATGGCAACGTCAACCTCCGCAATGAGATACGCCCAGACCAGTTGACGGATATCCTGCTTGGCAATCTGATCAATCCAGAGCAAGCAAGATATTGGCGCAGCGAAACCCGCACCCAGATCAACTTTGCGGATTTTTCCGCCGCGGATTATTGGGTGCGGCTGGAAACCGATCGTGACGGCATGTTTCGCATCAACCCCTCGCAGCTCAGTTCATTGCCGCTCAATGATATAGATCCGCGCACCTTCCGTTTATTCACTACCGGAGGAGGGCTGGCGAGCTTCACCATCGTGACCCCCGGAGTCGAATTTAAAGAAGTGCCGATCATCGTTGCCGGCGAAGACGATGGAAACTTCGATCCCGCCGACTACATAGTTTTTTATGGCACCTCCCGCGATGGAGTGCAGAAGAATCTATCCCTGCAAAGCAATCCCACCTATTTCAACCCCTATTCGCAAAACACCGTTTACTGGCTCACTTTCGGCGGTTCTTTCGGCAATCTTCCCTTGAGAATGCAGAGCCTGCCGGTGCAAAGCAGTTGGACGGATCAGACCTCCACTCATAGGGAACAATTCAGGCTGGAAACTGAGACGCACCGGCGTTCGCAGCTTGGTTTCATCTGGTTTATGACCCGCTTTTTTGGCAACAACACCGCCGAATACGAGTTTCAAGTCCCTTTGTCCGACGTGAGTGCCGGCGTTGCGCAGACCCTCACATTTTCACTCCAACAGGAAGCCGTAAACATCGATACCTTATCCCATAATATCAATGTTTTGATCAACGGAGTGCCTGTGGTGAGGGACCTTGTTTCCGGTTCGATCACATTCACCTGGCGCGGCACGGGAGAATATCTTTTCAACCGCTCCGTCACAGGTTTCGTGAGCGGAAACAACACCCTGCGCATCAGAGTGATCCGTACATTAACGGACAACCTGTATCTGAACTATATCACGCTTGACCACACGCGTGGGATACATAAGAGCGCCGGGCAATATCTCGCCAACCGTCACGCCAGTTTCCCCGGGCAAGACATCCGCTACAACGTTAGCGGAAACCTCTCCGGCGCAACGGTATATCGGATCAACAGCTTTTCCGAGGTGATCCGTGTGCCGATTCAGACCAGCGGCTCTGAGCAGTATTTTGTTGCGGCTGGAAACACTTCCGCCAAGTTTGCCATCAGCACGATGACTGAGCTTTATACTCCGCTCAACATCAGCGTTTTCAACCCCACGGATCTGACCAATAATCCTCCTCAGATCGACAACATCATCATCGCTCCGGACGAGTATCTCTCCCAGGCGCAAATTCTTGCCGATCTGTATCTATCCACTTACAACATCCGCAGCAAAGTGGTGAAACAGAACGACATATTTAATCAATTTAATGGCGGACACCCCGATCCCACTGCGATCCGACAGTTTATGCGCTATGTCTATCATTGTTACCCCGCGCCGAAGGTTACTTCGTTGACGCTGATGGGCTTGGGCACGATCGATTGGCGCAACTTTTCCAATCAGGCGGCGGCAAAGAACAAGATCATCGTCTATCAGCGCGGAGAGATCGCTTCGGACGACTATTTCGCGATGATCAACTCCTCCTACTACCCGGAAATAGCGGTCGGCAGATACCCGGTGCGCAATACCAACGAGCTTTCCAACATGATCAACAACTACATCAATTATACCTCCAATCCCCAGCCAGGCTGGTGGCGAAACTCGATGGTCATATTGGGCGACGATCTATTTAACGGCAGCACCGGTTCATACGAAAATATCCATTCTCGTCAGGTGCAGTGGGCTGCAAACGTGATTAACCCCGGAGTCCTTGTGGACAAGATATTTGCCTGGGAGTATGAATATGACGAGTTTCAAAACAAGCCAGGTGCGCGAGATGACATGATTTCCGCGCTCAACGAAGGACGCCTCGTGTGGTATTATATTGGTCACGGATCTTATGACAAACTCGGCGCGGAGGACTATTTCGACGGCGCCACGGACATGGGCAGATTTGCCAATCCGAATAAACTGTCGTTCTTTATGGCAGCTTCCTGCAAGGTCTCGCATTTCGATTATTGGGGATTTGAGAGCCTTGGACAGAAAGTGGTGCTGCTCAACAATTTGGGCTCGATCGCTTCCTTTTCCGCCACCCGGATCAGCTCTCCCTATTACAACGGTCCGATGATGGAACGGGTCTTGAAAAGCATGGTAAACAATCGCAATCCGGTGGGCTATGCGATCATGGACGCCAAGATCAATTACACCCCAAATAACGATAACGATGCCACATACGTGCTGCTTGGGGATCCCACTTTGCGCATCATTCCGCCCCAAAGAGACAGCCTGATGACGGTGCAAGTACTTGATACAAAGGATGGAAACGCTCTTCAATCCAGGCAACGAGCCTCCGTATCCGGTTCCTTCAATCCCTCGCTGATCGATGGTGTGGCAGATATCCGTGTTTTTGATACGGACACCGCATACAGCTTGGATTCCCAGACGCATATCACTCACCGCGGCAATACCTTATACAAAGGAAGCATTACGGTGACCGGCGGAAGCTACAATGCCGGATTCATCGTTCCAGACGATGTTTCCACTGGAAATTCCGGCAGGATCGTTTCCTATATCTGGGACGCGCAAAACAAGCGGGACTATGTGAATTACTATCATCCGCTGGCGCTTTCCGATCAGGCGGTGGCTGCTGTGAATGAAGCTCCTCCAGCGATTAATCTCTTTCTGGGAAGCTATGACTTCCGCGAGGGTGATACTGTGGGCACCAATCCCACACTTTATGCCAGGATAGCGGATGACAACGGAATCAACATCACCGGCAGCGCCGGACGCCACATCCTATTGGTGATCGACAATTCCTTGCAACCGATCCCGGTCACAAAGTATTTTGGCTATGACCGCGATTCCTATACCATGGGGACTCTCACCTATCCCCTGACCGGGCTTTCGGAAGGCATGCACACAGTGCAGGTGATCGCTTTCGACAACTTTAACCTACCCTCCGTTGCCAGCACCAGTTTCGTAATCAAAAAAACCGGCGAGCTCTATATCGAGCGCCTGCTGATCTATCCCAATCCGGTCGCAAAAGACGGAAACATCACCTTCATCCTCTCTCTGGACGGCGAAGTGGAGATCGGCATCTTCACCATCACGGGAAAACGTATCCGCAACATCAAAGCCAATGGCAGACAAGGCTTTAACAGCATCTATTGGGATGGCAGAGACAAAGGGGGAAACTATCCCTCAAACAATACCTATTTCGTCAAAGTAAGCGCCAAAGCCGGCAACAAAAAGACCGAAAAGACCGAGCGATTGGTGATCTATAAATAA
- the cysS gene encoding cysteine--tRNA ligase — protein MLIYNTASRKKETFKPIEDGKVKLYACGPTVYDYFHIGNARAFLVFDVVRRYFEWRGFDVTYVQNITDIEDKIIAQSIEENEDYARITNKYTEAFLQDCIALGIKPPHYQPRATEETDAIIKLIEALVQRGYAYEAQGDVYFDTTALPQYGSLSGKKIEEQMVGARVAENKNKKNPADFTLWKNSKTGEPYWHSPWGDGRPGWHSECVVMSQKYLGQTFDIHGGGNDLIFPHHENELAQALAISGRPLANYWMHNGFLNIEGEKMSKSLDNFYTARDILKKHSAEAIRFFFLSKHYRSPIDFNRGLIEESERAVKNFYDALKAIDYSSFVESEIEVTGIMLNTFEEEFIEAMDDDFNSARAISVLFGLTSIIKNQSLESSQRQQSAVLLVRLGGALGFFQHLTERLADKTPNLSKQLIEIILEYRKQARADKNWALSDKIRDDLALLSIEIKDTKDGCTWSIRD, from the coding sequence ATGCTAATTTACAATACCGCAAGCCGCAAAAAAGAAACATTCAAGCCCATCGAAGATGGCAAAGTGAAACTCTATGCCTGCGGACCCACCGTCTATGATTATTTTCATATCGGCAACGCCCGCGCCTTTTTGGTCTTCGACGTCGTGCGCCGCTATTTCGAATGGCGCGGTTTTGATGTGACCTATGTGCAAAACATCACCGATATCGAGGATAAAATCATCGCCCAGTCAATCGAAGAAAATGAGGATTATGCCAGGATTACGAACAAATACACCGAAGCCTTTCTCCAAGACTGCATCGCCCTTGGCATCAAGCCACCGCATTATCAACCCCGGGCAACTGAGGAAACCGATGCCATCATCAAACTGATCGAAGCCCTCGTCCAACGCGGCTATGCCTATGAGGCTCAGGGAGATGTCTATTTTGATACCACCGCCCTGCCCCAATATGGCTCCCTCTCCGGGAAGAAGATCGAAGAGCAAATGGTGGGCGCCCGAGTGGCGGAAAATAAAAATAAGAAAAACCCCGCGGACTTCACGCTCTGGAAAAACAGCAAAACCGGAGAACCATATTGGCACAGCCCGTGGGGAGATGGACGTCCAGGCTGGCACAGCGAGTGTGTCGTGATGAGCCAAAAGTATCTGGGACAGACCTTTGACATCCACGGCGGCGGCAACGACCTGATCTTTCCACACCATGAAAACGAACTCGCGCAGGCACTGGCGATCAGCGGCAGACCTTTGGCGAACTATTGGATGCACAACGGTTTCCTCAATATCGAAGGCGAAAAGATGAGCAAGAGCCTGGACAATTTTTACACCGCGCGGGACATCCTCAAGAAGCACAGCGCGGAAGCGATCCGTTTCTTCTTTCTTTCCAAACACTACCGCAGTCCAATCGATTTTAACCGCGGGCTGATTGAGGAATCCGAACGCGCGGTCAAAAATTTCTATGACGCCCTAAAAGCTATAGATTACAGTAGCTTCGTAGAATCCGAGATAGAAGTGACCGGCATAATGTTGAATACTTTTGAAGAGGAATTCATTGAAGCGATGGATGATGACTTCAACAGCGCCAGAGCGATATCGGTCTTGTTTGGATTGACTTCCATAATCAAAAACCAGAGCTTGGAAAGCTCACAACGTCAACAGTCGGCAGTCCTGCTCGTCCGTCTGGGGGGAGCTTTGGGATTTTTCCAACACCTGACTGAACGGCTGGCGGATAAAACGCCAAACCTCTCCAAACAACTGATTGAAATCATCCTCGAGTATCGCAAACAAGCCCGAGCGGACAAGAATTGGGCGCTTTCAGACAAGATCAGAGACGATCTTGCCCTGCTTTCAATAGAAATAAAAGACACAAAGGACGGATGCACTTGGAGCATCAGGGATTAA
- a CDS encoding SMP-30/gluconolactonase/LRE family protein, translated as MNIQGKPNKKILLLLIVLVISAAIFIWLKVSSVELDNPESIAYDKTGDRFLISNTGGRSIVSMDSTGALSTFLKGGMQAPRGIMIVSPFLYVADNKQVHVIDIPTQKISQSIPIEGAAMLNDIEIDKNGLLYLTDTKAHYLFILDPATKKVEKFTAPQLNSPNGIVYDRPRNQMFIVCNSMHSSILSFDTINRTFSIFKDTIYSNLDGIAIDDLGRIYFSSWQENAIYMIPQEQNRFILFKRDMPAAADMIYHLPTNELIVPLFNKNRIVRIPLD; from the coding sequence ATGAACATACAAGGCAAACCCAACAAGAAAATCCTCTTGCTGCTGATCGTTTTGGTGATCAGCGCCGCCATCTTCATCTGGTTGAAAGTGAGCAGCGTGGAACTCGACAACCCCGAAAGCATCGCCTATGACAAAACGGGCGACCGCTTTCTGATCTCAAACACCGGCGGACGGAGCATCGTGAGCATGGACAGCACCGGAGCGCTCAGCACCTTTCTCAAGGGCGGCATGCAAGCTCCGCGCGGGATCATGATTGTCTCACCATTCCTCTATGTGGCTGACAACAAACAAGTTCACGTGATCGACATTCCCACCCAGAAGATATCTCAATCCATACCGATCGAAGGCGCTGCGATGCTAAACGACATCGAAATCGATAAAAACGGCTTGCTCTATCTCACCGATACCAAGGCACATTACCTCTTTATCCTCGATCCTGCCACCAAGAAAGTGGAGAAATTCACTGCCCCGCAGCTCAACTCTCCCAACGGCATTGTCTATGACCGTCCCCGCAACCAGATGTTCATTGTTTGCAACAGCATGCATTCGTCGATTCTGAGTTTCGACACCATCAACCGCACTTTCTCCATCTTCAAGGATACGATCTATTCAAATCTGGACGGCATCGCCATCGACGACCTCGGGCGGATCTATTTCTCATCTTGGCAGGAAAACGCCATCTATATGATCCCCCAGGAGCAAAACCGGTTTATCCTCTTTAAAAGAGACATGCCCGCCGCCGCGGATATGATCTATCATCTACCCACCAACGAATTGATCGTCCCGCTCTTCAATAAAAACAGGATTGTGCGCATCCCTCTCGACTGA
- a CDS encoding phosphotransferase, whose amino-acid sequence MSEKPSFIRFAGDTVIKSFNEAVLFYRELTVYQRHLPATPKLLGFVEPLEIVLERISGIPYTDDPDGFDSALLAKRIAAFHLSSFDGDKCLCHIDNQPKNILYDGNDYYLIDFSDSRFETPEYDLSHLMLFWADMFEPARMQSLVGQFLSEYQKLASLDSDRWESCLRQNILRFDERRAQYNKKPPLLTIEMISENRDYLFGTKGSTLQ is encoded by the coding sequence ATGAGCGAAAAACCATCTTTCATCCGCTTCGCGGGAGACACCGTAATCAAGTCCTTCAACGAAGCGGTTCTTTTTTACCGCGAATTAACTGTCTATCAGAGACATTTACCGGCTACACCAAAGCTGCTCGGATTCGTCGAACCACTTGAAATCGTGCTGGAAAGAATCTCTGGAATCCCCTACACTGATGATCCCGATGGTTTCGACTCCGCTTTGTTGGCTAAACGGATCGCTGCTTTTCATTTGAGCTCCTTTGATGGAGATAAATGCCTATGCCACATAGACAACCAACCGAAAAACATCCTCTATGACGGAAATGATTATTACTTGATCGATTTCTCCGACAGCAGGTTCGAAACTCCGGAGTATGACCTCAGCCACCTGATGCTGTTTTGGGCGGATATGTTTGAGCCTGCGCGAATGCAATCTCTTGTTGGACAATTTTTAAGTGAGTATCAGAAACTTGCTTCTCTGGATTCTGACCGATGGGAAAGCTGCCTGCGGCAAAACATCCTCCGTTTCGATGAGCGGAGGGCGCAATATAACAAGAAGCCCCCTTTATTAACTATCGAAATGATCAGCGAGAATCGGGACTATCTCTTCGGAACGAAAGGATCAACCCTGCAATAA